From the Paraflavitalea soli genome, the window CCAGGACCATTCCGCACATTATCTCGCGGCAGAAATTGATCAGGGAGCGCATACCTATATAGAGACCAGGGAGTTGGAACGGCGGCTCCATGAAGAGATACAGAAATTACCACCCCAGTGCAGGCATGTCTTCACCATGCGGCGTGAACTGGAATTGTCCAACAAAGAAATTGCCCTTCAATTAAATATTTCAGAAAATACAGTTGAACAACACATGCGCAGAGCACTGCGGTTGTTGAAACAAGCATTGCATATCGGACAGCGGACTTTGTTTTTCTTATTATAATTTCCTTAAGGAAGAATTACCCAATCAATCTTTGTTACAACGATGAGGATCCATTTTAGAAGACTTACAGCCATAGTAGGAGTGATATTGTTTACAGCCATGGCAGTCCAAAGCCAGCAAACTTCAGCCTATACAAAATATGTCAATACATTTATTGGAACAGCGCCCCTTACCGATCCCAAAGTGCTGGGCTATGAATTACCCAAAGGATGGCGCTCCTGGGCCGGACTTACTTTTCCGGGCAGTTCCTTACCCAATGCCATGGTGCAGCTGAGCCCTATGACAGAATATGGCTCCGGCGCTGGTTATGAATACGAAGATTCAGTGATCCTTGGTTTCACCCATACCAATAAGGGCCATTGGAACCTGTGCAATATTCCCATCCTGCCCATGACTAACCCCGTAGCTCCCTATGGCTCCCGGTTTACCCACAAGAAAGAAACTGCTGCTCCGGGTTTTTACCAGGTATACCTGCAGGATTACAATATTGATGTACAACTCACTTCTACCTTACGTTGCGGATACCATCAGTATACGTATACAAACAATGCCAACAGGCAAATACTGTTCGACCTGGCCCGGGCCAACAGCCGCGTATCCACCTGG encodes:
- a CDS encoding RNA polymerase sigma-70 factor; this translates as MIRLWQKGDEAAFEKLYYHYAVELLTIAVQKTNDREIARELIQNVFVTFFNYKEAAHQIVSLKAYLYTILKNRILDHYRHEVVHKKYQDHSAHYLAAEIDQGAHTYIETRELERRLHEEIQKLPPQCRHVFTMRRELELSNKEIALQLNISENTVEQHMRRALRLLKQALHIGQRTLFFLL